One window of Perca flavescens isolate YP-PL-M2 chromosome 6, PFLA_1.0, whole genome shotgun sequence genomic DNA carries:
- the LOC114557735 gene encoding uncharacterized protein LOC114557735 has translation MAVWDKKISCCFTLLLAGALGQRVNYPRLVCGVKGSTVTLPCSFNTLKSVVDDVGEPLIRVIWCKGPNTCGREAPAVYDSESQNNNPRYRYLGDKKGDCTLQISDLQEEDEATLRFRVEANDRRATFTAPVGVRVMVIDGAQLKIRSCRNDGEFKIGEKVTLSCSAASCSIHQLEVTWFRDGHALSETGPALHLSYLTATDSGNYTCGLRKNERTLSVPYSLHVEDDKAEKAEEEVLTKSSDPLLAVRLLLFTLHTVLIVIVTSIIIKRTCVRKKADVTVQPPDAVEEPRRPEERGRAV, from the exons ATGGCAGTTTGGGACAAAAAGATTTCCTGTTGCTTCACGTTACTGCTCGCTG GAGCTCTGGGTCAAAGAGTGAACTATCCACGTCTTGTTTGTGGTGTGAAAGGATCGACCGTCACCCTCCCCTGCTCCTTCAACACACTGAAATCTGTTGTTGATGATGTAGGAGAACCTTTGATCAGAGTCATCTGGTGCAAGGGCCCTAACACTTGTGGGAGAGAAGCTCCGGCTGTGTACGACAGCGAATCACAGAACAACAACCCTCGTTACAGATACCTGGGAGACAAGAAGGGAGACTGCACTTTACAGATCTCAGATCTACAGGAGGAAGACGAGGCAACTTTACGCTTCAGAGTGGAAGCTAATGATCGCAGAGCAACTTTCACTGCCCCAGTAGGAGTGAGAGTCATGGTCATAG ATGGTGCTCAGCTGAAGATAAGAAGCTGCAGAAATGACGGAGAGTTTAAAATAGGAGAAAAAGTCACACTGAGCTGTTCTGCTGCGAGCTGCTCTATCCACCAACTGGAGGTCACCTGGTTCAGAGATGGCCACGCCCTCTCAGAGACTGGCCCCGCCCTCCATCTCAGCTATCTGACTGCAACGGATTCTGGGAACTACACCTGTGGTTTGAGGAAGAACGAGCGCACCCTCTCCGTCCCATACAGCCTGCATGTGGAGGATGACAAGGCAGAAAAGGCAGAAGAGgaag TCCTAACTAAATCATCTGacccactgctggctgttcgtCTGCTTCTCTTCACACTGCACACTGTTCTTATCGTCATAGTAACGTCCATCATCATCAAAAG GACGTGCGTTCGCAAGAAAGCAGACGTGACTGTGCAG CCTCCAGACGCCGTAGAGGAGCCGAGACGTCCAGAGGAACGAGGCCGGGCTGTCTGA